Proteins from a genomic interval of Clostridium scatologenes:
- a CDS encoding 2Fe-2S iron-sulfur cluster-binding protein translates to MRVKVYRFESTLENSEHYDYFDVPVVFKEKWTVMNVLDYIQEHCDSSLSYYKHSTCGHGICGRCTLMINGKPALACTHIVEDDKEIVLEPLKGKKLIKDLVTK, encoded by the coding sequence ATGAGAGTAAAAGTATATCGATTTGAATCAACATTAGAAAACAGTGAGCATTATGATTATTTTGATGTTCCAGTAGTCTTTAAAGAAAAATGGACTGTAATGAATGTTCTTGATTATATACAGGAACATTGTGACAGCAGTCTTAGTTATTACAAACACAGTACTTGCGGCCATGGAATTTGTGGAAGATGCACACTTATGATTAATGGTAAGCCTGCTCTTGCATGTACACACATAGTAGAGGATGATAAAGAAATTGTTCTTGAACCTTTAAAAGGAAAAAAATTAATAAAAGATTTAGTTACTAAATAG
- a CDS encoding glutathione peroxidase, producing the protein MSIYDYKVIGIDGEEISLEKYKGKVLIIANTASKCGFTPQYADLEKLYNEYNKQGLEILGFPCNQFAGQEPGNNKEVKNFCQLNYGVSFPLFEKINVRGASAHPLFKYLSEEIPFKGLDLNHPGGQILYNFLKEQFPEYLIGNSIKWNFTKFLVDKEGNVAGRFEPTTEPLAMVSEIEKLL; encoded by the coding sequence ATGTCAATTTATGATTACAAAGTTATAGGAATAGATGGAGAGGAAATATCTCTTGAAAAATATAAAGGAAAGGTATTAATAATAGCAAATACTGCAAGCAAATGTGGATTTACACCTCAATATGCAGACTTAGAAAAACTTTATAACGAATATAATAAGCAAGGTCTTGAAATATTGGGTTTTCCTTGCAATCAATTTGCTGGACAGGAGCCTGGAAATAATAAAGAAGTTAAAAACTTCTGTCAGCTTAACTATGGTGTATCATTCCCACTATTTGAAAAAATAAATGTACGAGGTGCTTCAGCACATCCTTTATTTAAATACTTAAGTGAAGAAATTCCTTTTAAAGGCTTAGACTTAAATCATCCAGGTGGACAAATATTATATAACTTTTTAAAGGAACAATTTCCTGAATATTTGATAGGCAACTCTATAAAATGGAACTTTACTAAATTTTTAGTAGATAAAGAAGGTAATGTAGCTGGTAGATTTGAGCCTACAACTGAACCTTTAGCTATGGTTTCTGAAATAGAAAAACTATTATAA
- a CDS encoding MarR family winged helix-turn-helix transcriptional regulator, with amino-acid sequence MINDEDVKIVDAAIHELIYKMMSSNFMNEYSDKTKGISMVDFRVLRVVTENPGKQIKDLLNILKIPNSTLTSVINRLEKRGILKRVISAEDRRSFNLEITDLGKDIQDEHMKFDYAVARKYLEATESEEEKKFLIKFLKKLAGSI; translated from the coding sequence ATGATAAATGATGAAGATGTTAAAATTGTTGATGCTGCTATACATGAACTTATATATAAAATGATGAGCAGCAATTTTATGAACGAGTACTCAGATAAAACTAAAGGAATATCAATGGTTGATTTTAGGGTTTTAAGAGTAGTAACAGAAAATCCAGGAAAACAGATAAAAGACTTATTAAATATATTAAAAATACCTAATAGTACATTGACAAGTGTTATAAATCGTCTTGAAAAGCGTGGGATTTTGAAAAGAGTTATAAGTGCAGAAGATAGACGTTCTTTTAATCTTGAAATTACTGATTTAGGAAAAGATATTCAGGATGAACATATGAAATTTGACTATGCTGTTGCTAGAAAATATTTAGAAGCAACAGAAAGTGAAGAAGAAAAAAAATTTCTTATTAAGTTTCTTAAAAAACTAGCAGGTTCTATATAA
- a CDS encoding GH3 auxin-responsive promoter family protein, which yields MIREGIITSIISKILYKISIEGGGAVKRNFDKETKNSREVNEKVLFKILKLNCKSEIGIRLEFKNIKSIDRFKTQVPLTEYPYYENYIERMANGDKKVLIGDDIEYFGHTSGTTGKQKLIPVTKRSRKIASKYMALLINKYSYDNFKENWNYGKGLMIADMVMTTYTKSGIPICSATSGGMNGIKRILPYLYTSPIEVMKIKDRETALYLHLLFALREVGLLYIGGVFISNILDLFRVLESKYESLVRDIRRGRISNNLDIDENTRWKLNKLLSPNAGRAYQLECEFKKGFKGISKRIWPDLLYIITVTGANFSIYDEKVNYYTNSLTIYSPGYAATEAMIGINPYVNKIRYIIIPDTVFYEFILVENGKSNINHTFCLDELKIGKKYEIVITNYAGFYRYRIGDVIKVVGFYNNCPEVEFLYRKNQVLNMSAEKTNEGHLANSIRNTMRNLNLNLVDYSTIPDNSVTPGKYIFYFEFEDFIPDYKVKLIEKTLDSELRKSNLAYDRARNNRRLDKLKVILLKPNTFNLVREALFNKGISKNQIKIPRVIIDNKTILDVVNKNICR from the coding sequence ATGATTAGGGAGGGCATTATTACGAGTATAATAAGCAAAATACTATATAAAATTTCCATAGAAGGTGGAGGAGCAGTTAAGAGGAATTTTGATAAAGAGACTAAAAATTCTAGAGAAGTAAATGAAAAAGTATTATTTAAAATATTAAAGTTAAATTGCAAAAGTGAAATTGGAATTAGGCTTGAGTTTAAGAATATCAAGTCTATAGATAGGTTTAAAACGCAAGTTCCATTAACAGAATATCCATATTATGAAAACTATATAGAACGAATGGCAAATGGGGACAAAAAGGTTTTGATAGGTGATGATATTGAATACTTTGGCCATACCTCTGGAACTACAGGTAAACAAAAGTTAATTCCTGTAACTAAAAGAAGCAGAAAGATTGCATCAAAGTATATGGCACTGCTTATTAATAAATATTCCTATGATAACTTTAAAGAAAATTGGAATTATGGGAAAGGGTTAATGATAGCTGATATGGTCATGACAACATACACTAAGTCAGGAATTCCTATATGTTCTGCTACTTCTGGAGGAATGAATGGTATAAAACGTATATTGCCTTATTTATACACTTCACCAATAGAGGTAATGAAAATAAAAGATAGAGAAACTGCTCTGTACCTTCATTTGCTATTTGCATTAAGAGAAGTTGGACTTTTGTATATAGGCGGAGTTTTTATTTCTAATATATTGGATTTGTTTAGGGTATTAGAAAGTAAATACGAAAGTTTAGTAAGAGATATAAGAAGGGGACGTATAAGTAATAATTTGGATATTGATGAAAATACTAGGTGGAAATTAAATAAACTTCTTTCACCTAATGCAGGTAGGGCGTATCAGTTAGAATGTGAGTTCAAGAAAGGTTTTAAGGGTATAAGCAAAAGAATATGGCCTGATTTGTTATATATTATAACAGTAACTGGAGCAAATTTCTCTATATATGATGAAAAAGTAAATTATTACACTAATTCACTCACTATCTATTCTCCAGGTTATGCTGCCACTGAAGCTATGATTGGAATTAATCCTTATGTAAATAAAATACGATATATAATTATTCCAGATACTGTTTTTTATGAATTTATTTTAGTTGAAAATGGAAAATCAAATATTAATCATACCTTTTGCTTAGATGAATTAAAAATAGGGAAAAAATATGAGATAGTGATCACTAATTATGCAGGGTTTTATAGATATAGAATAGGTGATGTTATTAAGGTAGTTGGTTTTTATAATAATTGTCCAGAGGTTGAATTTTTATATAGAAAAAATCAAGTACTTAATATGTCAGCAGAAAAGACCAATGAAGGACATTTAGCAAATTCAATAAGAAATACCATGAGAAATTTAAATTTGAACTTAGTTGATTATAGCACAATACCTGATAATTCAGTTACTCCTGGAAAGTACATTTTTTATTTTGAATTTGAAGATTTTATTCCTGATTATAAAGTTAAGTTAATAGAAAAAACTTTAGACAGTGAACTTAGAAAGTCAAATTTAGCTTATGATAGAGCTAGAAACAATAGAAGATTGGATAAACTAAAGGTAATACTTTTAAAACCAAATACATTTAATTTGGTAAGAGAAGCTTTATTCAATAAAGGAATATCTAAGAATCAAATTAAAATTCCAAGAGTTATAATTGATAATAAAACTATATTAGATGTTGTTAATAAAAATATTTGTAGATAG
- a CDS encoding NAD(P)/FAD-dependent oxidoreductase, with product MKKEKKLDLLIIGSGPAGLTAAIYAARLKLKTLILEDELVGGQIKDAYTVENYPGFISISGSDLIDKIQNQAINYGVEIDEFDKIVSVKLTNNEKIIETKSYIYKPKAVIIAAGAKKRELPISEEKNFHGKGIHYCELCDGHLYEGKHIAVVGGGNSAVQAANFLSKYAKKITLIHKRNYLRADKKNQQELFDNKKVEILWNSKIQHAIGDNKLEAVLIENEKETYKLDLDGIFVYIGVTPRTDLYKDYLNLNSSGNIEASETCETNIKGVFAAGDVRTKPFRQLTTAVSDGTTAALMAEKYIKNEY from the coding sequence ATTAAAAAAGAAAAAAAACTAGATCTTTTAATAATAGGCTCAGGACCAGCAGGCCTAACAGCAGCTATTTATGCAGCAAGACTTAAACTTAAAACTTTAATTCTTGAAGATGAATTAGTTGGTGGACAAATAAAAGATGCATATACAGTTGAAAATTATCCTGGCTTTATTTCCATCAGTGGATCAGACTTAATTGATAAAATTCAAAATCAAGCTATAAACTATGGTGTGGAAATAGATGAATTTGATAAAATAGTATCTGTAAAACTTACAAATAACGAAAAAATTATTGAGACTAAAAGCTATATATATAAACCTAAAGCAGTAATAATAGCAGCAGGAGCTAAAAAAAGAGAATTACCAATATCTGAAGAAAAAAATTTCCACGGAAAAGGAATTCATTATTGTGAACTATGCGATGGACACTTATATGAAGGAAAACATATTGCAGTTGTAGGTGGTGGAAATTCAGCAGTTCAAGCCGCTAACTTTTTATCAAAATATGCCAAAAAAATAACATTGATCCATAAAAGAAATTACTTACGGGCAGATAAAAAAAATCAACAAGAATTATTTGACAACAAAAAAGTGGAAATTTTATGGAATTCTAAAATACAACATGCAATTGGAGATAATAAATTAGAAGCTGTTCTTATTGAAAATGAAAAAGAAACTTACAAATTAGATTTAGATGGTATCTTTGTATATATAGGAGTAACTCCTAGAACTGATTTATATAAAGATTATTTAAATTTGAATAGCTCTGGTAACATTGAAGCAAGTGAAACTTGTGAAACTAATATAAAAGGTGTTTTTGCAGCTGGTGATGTTCGAACTAAACCTTTTAGACAATTAACAACAGCTGTAAGTGATGGTACAACAGCTGCATTAATGGCAGAAAAATATATAAAAAATGAGTATTAA
- a CDS encoding glutaredoxin domain-containing protein encodes MVKVYSMSDCPWCKKAKTYLSTKGIDYIDINVEKDIAGRKELLEISKQQNVPTININGNIVVGFDKDKIDEYLNL; translated from the coding sequence ATGGTAAAAGTATATTCAATGTCTGATTGCCCTTGGTGTAAAAAGGCAAAAACTTATCTTAGCACTAAAGGAATAGATTATATAGATATAAATGTTGAAAAAGATATAGCTGGAAGAAAAGAATTGCTTGAAATATCAAAGCAACAAAATGTGCCAACAATAAATATAAATGGCAATATAGTTGTTGGATTTGATAAAGATAAAATAGATGAATACTTAAATTTGTAA
- a CDS encoding MarR family winged helix-turn-helix transcriptional regulator, producing the protein MNYESLKLDNQLCFALYACAKEVTRIYKPLLDKFGITYTQYITLLVLWEHDNITVKELGKKLHLDSGTLTPLLKKLENMKLLERLRDTHDERNVYIKLTDKGVNMRDEALEIPKKMFCSTGISIEEASNLKDKLKNLLNNLDEKA; encoded by the coding sequence ATGAATTATGAATCATTAAAATTGGATAATCAATTATGTTTTGCACTATATGCTTGTGCCAAAGAAGTAACTAGAATTTACAAACCACTCCTTGATAAATTTGGTATAACTTATACTCAATATATTACTTTACTAGTACTTTGGGAACATGACAACATAACTGTAAAAGAGCTTGGAAAAAAGCTTCACTTAGATTCTGGAACCCTTACACCTTTATTAAAAAAACTTGAAAATATGAAATTATTAGAAAGATTAAGAGATACTCATGATGAAAGAAATGTATATATTAAATTAACTGATAAAGGTGTAAATATGCGAGATGAAGCTTTGGAAATACCAAAAAAAATGTTTTGCAGTACAGGCATTTCCATAGAAGAAGCCTCAAACTTAAAGGATAAACTAAAAAACTTATTAAATAATTTAGATGAAAAAGCATAG